The genome window CTGTACGAAATCGAAGTGCTTGCCGCCTGCCCGCTGGCGGGGCAAACCCTGCGCGAGGCACGCTGGCTTCAGCGCACTGGCTTGCGCATCCTCACCGTGCGCCCGCAGGGGCGCATTAACCTGCCGCCCTTTGCCGGGATGAGAATTCACGCTGGCGATGTGCTGGTAGTGCAGGGCAGTCTTCAAATGGAACGCCTTGAGGAATTGGGATTGCGCTTCCTGCGCGCCCTGCCCGATTTATCTCCCATTGCCGAAAGCGGGCTTTCACTGGCAGAGATTATCGTTGCGCCGCACGGCGGGTTAATCGGGCGCACCCTGCAGGAAACCCGCTTTAATGAGACCTATCAACTGCAGGTGCTGGGCATCTGGCGCGAGGGCGCGCCTCTGCTCGACGATTTGGGGACAATCCGCATTCGCGAAGGCGATACCCTGCTGGTGCAGGGATCTGCCGAACGTCTGCACCTTCTGCGCCGCAACCCGGACTGGATTGTGCTGGAAGAAGATCCCGACGCGCCGCTGAAGCCGGAGCGCTTCGGGCAGGCGCTGGGCATCACCGCGCTGACGCTGGGAATTGCCGCTTTCAATATCCTGCCGGTCTCACTGGCGGTGTTTGGCGGGGCGGTGTTACTCCTGCTGACCGGCTGTCTGGACATGCAGGAAACTTACCGTGTGATAGAGTGGAAAGCCATCTTCCTGATTGCCGGCATGTGGCCTCTCAGTACGGCAATGCGCACCAGCGGACTGGTCAACTACCTGCTGCAACCTCTCATTGGAGAGATGACCCACATTCCCGCCTGGCTGGTGGCGCTGGTGCTGATTCTGCTGGCGCTGTTCCTGACCCAAATCATGAGCGGACAGGTGGCGGCGCTGGTGCTTGCGCCGGTAGCGCTGACCCTCGCCAGCCGCCTGAACCTGGATGCGCGGGCGCTGGGCATGGCGGTAGCGCTGGGCTGTTCGCTCTCATTCCCTACGCCCTTCGGGCATCCCGTCAATGTGCTGGTGATGACGCCCGGCGGCTACACCTTCCGCGATTACTTCCGCGTGGGCATGCCGTTGACCCTGCTGGCGATTGTTTTCATCCTCTTGGGACTGCATTTCTTTTGGGGGATTTGACCCGGGCATTTTTGCCCAAGCAGGGCAGGATTAACCAACGGTAATTTGATTTTTGCCGCTTTGTTTGCTCTGATAAAGCAAGGAATCGGTTCTTTGGGTGATGGATTCCAGTGTGTCTTCTTTATCTAACAGGGTCGCACCAACCGAAACCGTAACGGTGATTTTTTGATCGCCCACCATCAAAAAACTCTTTTCTACAAAGACCCGTATACGCTCCGCGATGGTTTTTAACCCCGCAGGTGTGACGTTGGGCAGGAAGATTAACATCTCATCACCACCCCAGCGGATTAAGGTATCTGTTCCCCGCAGGGCGCTGGCAATCGAACGGCTCACCATGAGAAGCACACGATCCCCGATCAGGTGACCAAACGTGTCATTGATTTCCTTGAAGTTATCCACATCCAGAAAAACGACACCGCAGGGAACGTTAAACGCATTTAACTCGTAGAGGCGGGTTTGGAAAATCATTTCCGC of Anaerolinea thermophila UNI-1 contains these proteins:
- a CDS encoding SLC13 family permease — encoded protein: MEFSAFFTLVVMLLAAALFISERVRPDLVALIVLVFLGVGGVVTPQEAFAGFSGSAVMTILGISILSEALRQTGVTRWLGARMHRLGAGSEKRLILTTLLISAGLSLLMNNIAVVGVLLPAVLGLARRSRTSPSRLMMPLAYGTALGGMATLLTTANLIVSNALKDAGHQPFGLLDFFPIGAPLVAMGAVYMVTFGMRLMPRYMREDETLPQQLHEKLSHLYGLARRLYEIEVLAACPLAGQTLREARWLQRTGLRILTVRPQGRINLPPFAGMRIHAGDVLVVQGSLQMERLEELGLRFLRALPDLSPIAESGLSLAEIIVAPHGGLIGRTLQETRFNETYQLQVLGIWREGAPLLDDLGTIRIREGDTLLVQGSAERLHLLRRNPDWIVLEEDPDAPLKPERFGQALGITALTLGIAAFNILPVSLAVFGGAVLLLLTGCLDMQETYRVIEWKAIFLIAGMWPLSTAMRTSGLVNYLLQPLIGEMTHIPAWLVALVLILLALFLTQIMSGQVAALVLAPVALTLASRLNLDARALGMAVALGCSLSFPTPFGHPVNVLVMTPGGYTFRDYFRVGMPLTLLAIVFILLGLHFFWGI